A single region of the Mycobacterium avium subsp. avium genome encodes:
- a CDS encoding nuclear transport factor 2 family protein, producing the protein MTLSADDRGALSDLVHRYAAGVDDRRFDAVAKLFTVDAELVVPAPPAELRPVHTHRGRAAIAAAVAAVATVARTEHAIVGEVYDATAPPGAARGRIACVAHHWSERGDELVDVVWHLRYDDSYQPTGDGWRISRRALTVTAIETHPARRLLPHDPA; encoded by the coding sequence GTGACGCTTTCGGCCGACGACCGCGGCGCGCTCAGCGATCTGGTGCACCGCTACGCGGCAGGCGTCGACGATCGCCGATTCGATGCTGTCGCAAAGCTTTTCACCGTCGACGCCGAGCTGGTGGTGCCCGCGCCGCCGGCCGAGCTGCGGCCCGTGCACACCCATCGCGGCCGGGCGGCCATCGCCGCCGCCGTCGCGGCCGTCGCCACGGTGGCGCGCACCGAGCACGCCATCGTCGGCGAGGTATACGACGCGACGGCGCCCCCCGGCGCCGCGCGGGGCCGCATCGCGTGCGTCGCGCACCACTGGAGCGAGCGCGGTGACGAGCTGGTCGACGTGGTGTGGCACCTGCGCTACGACGACAGCTACCAGCCGACCGGTGACGGCTGGCGGATCAGCCGCCGGGCGCTGACGGTCACCGCGATCGAGACGCACCCGGCGCGCCGGCTGCTGCCGCACGACCCCGCCTAG
- the malQ gene encoding 4-alpha-glucanotransferase: MTELAPSLIELARRYGIATDYEDWTGRRVRVPEATLTAVLAALGVAAGTEQERNDALTAKLRAYWARRLPATIVGRTGEQIRFWAHVTHGDPAEVWVRLEDGTVRDGVEQVDNFTPPFDLDGRWVGEASFVLPTDLPLGYHRVWLRSGGSEASAALIVTPDWLGLPERLGARRAWGLAVQLYSVRSRQSWGVGDLTDLTDLAVWSAFRHGADYLLVNPLQAAGFSGPANRMEPSPYLPTSRRFVNPIYLHVEAIPEFAELTKRSRVRRLRADVQTHAAGLDAVDRDSSWAAKRTALQWLHQQPRSAGRQLCYAAFRDREGRALDDFATWCALAEEYGPDWHSWPETLQHPDAPGVADFVEKHSEAVDFHRWLQWQLDEQLAAAQSQAIRAGMSLGIMHDLAVGVHPNGADAWALQDVMALGVTAGAPPDEFNQLGQDWSQPPWRPDRLDEHEYRPFRSLIRAVLRHAGGVRIDHIIGLFRLWWIPRGSAPTEGTYVRYDHEAMIGIVALEAHRAGAVVVGEDLGTVEPWVRDYLLLRGLLGTSILWFELDRDGNGGPLPAERWREYCLSSVTTHDLPPTAGYLAADHVRLRDSLGLLSRPVADELESDRADLAAWMAELRRVGLLADGETDSEQVILALYRYLGRTPSRLLGVALTDAVGDRRTQNQPGTTDEYPNWRVPLTGPDGRPVLLEDVFTDRRAAALAEAVRAAIAP; the protein is encoded by the coding sequence ATGACAGAACTCGCGCCGTCGCTGATCGAACTCGCCCGCAGATACGGCATCGCGACGGATTACGAGGACTGGACCGGCCGCCGGGTGCGGGTGCCCGAGGCCACCCTCACGGCGGTGCTGGCCGCGCTCGGCGTGGCCGCCGGCACCGAGCAGGAACGCAACGACGCGCTGACCGCCAAGCTGCGCGCGTACTGGGCGCGCCGGTTGCCCGCGACCATCGTCGGGCGGACCGGTGAGCAGATCCGGTTCTGGGCGCACGTCACCCACGGCGACCCCGCCGAGGTGTGGGTGCGGCTGGAGGACGGCACCGTGCGCGACGGCGTCGAACAGGTCGACAACTTCACCCCGCCGTTCGACCTGGACGGCCGCTGGGTCGGCGAGGCGAGCTTCGTGCTGCCCACCGACCTGCCGCTCGGCTATCACCGGGTGTGGCTGCGCTCGGGCGGATCGGAGGCCAGCGCCGCGCTGATCGTCACGCCGGATTGGCTCGGCCTGCCGGAACGCCTGGGCGCCCGGCGCGCCTGGGGCCTGGCCGTTCAGCTCTACAGCGTGCGGTCCCGGCAGTCCTGGGGCGTCGGCGATCTCACCGATCTCACCGACCTCGCGGTGTGGTCGGCCTTCCGTCACGGCGCCGACTATCTGTTGGTCAATCCCCTGCAAGCGGCCGGGTTCTCCGGTCCCGCCAACCGGATGGAACCCTCGCCCTACCTGCCGACCTCGCGGCGCTTCGTCAATCCGATTTATCTTCACGTCGAGGCGATCCCGGAGTTCGCCGAACTGACCAAGCGCAGCCGGGTCCGGCGGCTGCGCGCGGACGTGCAAACCCACGCTGCCGGCCTGGACGCCGTCGACCGGGACAGCTCCTGGGCGGCCAAGCGCACGGCGCTGCAGTGGCTGCACCAACAGCCCCGCTCGGCGGGCCGGCAACTGTGTTACGCCGCCTTCCGCGACCGCGAGGGCCGGGCGCTCGACGACTTCGCCACCTGGTGCGCGCTGGCCGAGGAATACGGCCCGGACTGGCATTCCTGGCCCGAGACGCTCCAGCACCCGGACGCCCCCGGGGTCGCCGATTTCGTCGAAAAGCATTCGGAGGCAGTCGATTTCCATCGCTGGCTGCAGTGGCAGCTGGACGAGCAGCTGGCCGCCGCGCAGTCCCAGGCGATCCGGGCCGGGATGTCGCTGGGCATCATGCACGACCTGGCCGTCGGTGTGCATCCCAACGGCGCCGACGCCTGGGCGCTGCAGGATGTGATGGCGCTGGGGGTGACCGCCGGCGCGCCGCCGGACGAGTTCAACCAGCTCGGCCAGGACTGGTCGCAGCCGCCGTGGCGACCGGACCGGCTCGACGAGCACGAGTACCGACCCTTCCGCTCCCTGATCCGCGCGGTGCTGCGACATGCCGGCGGGGTGCGCATCGACCACATCATCGGGCTGTTCCGGCTGTGGTGGATCCCGCGCGGCAGCGCCCCGACCGAGGGCACCTACGTGCGCTACGACCACGAGGCCATGATCGGCATCGTCGCGCTGGAGGCGCATCGGGCCGGGGCGGTGGTGGTCGGCGAGGACCTGGGCACGGTCGAGCCGTGGGTGCGCGACTACCTGTTGTTGCGCGGCCTGCTGGGGACCTCGATCCTGTGGTTCGAGTTGGACCGCGACGGTAACGGCGGCCCGCTGCCGGCCGAGCGGTGGCGGGAGTACTGCCTGTCCTCGGTCACCACCCACGACCTGCCGCCGACCGCCGGCTATCTGGCCGCCGACCATGTCCGGCTGCGCGATTCGCTGGGCCTGCTGAGCCGGCCGGTGGCCGACGAGCTGGAGTCCGACCGCGCCGACCTGGCGGCGTGGATGGCCGAGCTGCGCCGGGTGGGGCTGCTCGCGGACGGCGAAACCGACTCGGAGCAAGTCATTTTGGCGCTCTACCGCTATCTGGGCCGGACGCCGTCGCGGCTGCTGGGTGTGGCGCTGACCGACGCCGTGGGCGACCGCCGCACCCAGAACCAGCCCGGCACCACCGACGAGTACCCCAACTGGCGCGTTCCGCTGACCGGTCCGGACGGGCGGCCGGTGCTGCTGGAAGACGTGTTCACCGATCGTCGGGCCGCCGCCCTGGCCGAGGCGGTGCGCGCCGCCATCGCGCCGTGA
- a CDS encoding ANTAR domain-containing protein, translating into MTSNWVPTQTSCGPHSGRILDTARGILIGLRRCPSEAALDELHSAALRHKVPVFAMAWALVHLAGAGQQTPSFVDAQSAARREWGPLFESAAVPC; encoded by the coding sequence ATGACATCGAACTGGGTCCCCACCCAGACTTCGTGTGGGCCGCACTCCGGCCGCATCCTCGACACCGCGCGGGGCATTTTGATCGGCCTTCGCCGTTGCCCCTCCGAGGCCGCCCTGGACGAATTGCACAGCGCGGCATTGCGTCACAAGGTGCCGGTGTTCGCGATGGCATGGGCTCTGGTGCACCTGGCCGGTGCCGGGCAGCAGACACCGAGCTTCGTCGATGCGCAATCGGCGGCCCGGCGCGAATGGGGACCGCTGTTCGAGTCCGCCGCAGTGCCCTGTTGA
- a CDS encoding LLM class F420-dependent oxidoreductase, translated as MKVSVVAPVADGVTADPDWMVAFARHLEACGFESIVAVEHTVLLTRYDSVYPYDSSGRVGLAPDCPIPDPLDLLAFLAGHTTRLGLATGVLVLPNHHPVVLAKRVGTLDALSGGRLRLCVGVGWLQEELRACGADFDNRGRRADEQLAVLWALWAHRPDGASFHGEFFTFGNVMCYPKPVAAERFPVHIGGHSRAAARRAGRFGDGFQPLGVTGTRLASLIGLMRDEAVAAGRDPAALEVSLGHSVSKIDAERAARLADQGADRLVLAMPPTSDIEQAKDMLSACAQRLSLRPVSGP; from the coding sequence ATGAAGGTCTCAGTCGTGGCCCCGGTTGCCGACGGCGTCACCGCGGACCCGGACTGGATGGTGGCCTTCGCCCGTCACCTCGAGGCGTGCGGGTTCGAATCGATCGTGGCCGTCGAGCACACCGTCCTGCTCACCCGGTACGACAGCGTCTACCCCTACGACAGCTCCGGGCGCGTCGGGCTGGCGCCGGACTGCCCGATCCCCGACCCGCTGGATCTGCTGGCGTTCCTGGCCGGGCACACCACCCGCCTCGGCTTGGCGACGGGGGTGCTGGTGCTGCCCAACCACCATCCGGTGGTGCTGGCCAAGCGGGTCGGCACGCTCGACGCGCTGTCGGGCGGCAGGCTGCGGCTGTGCGTGGGGGTGGGCTGGCTGCAGGAAGAGCTGCGGGCCTGCGGCGCCGATTTCGACAACCGCGGCCGGCGGGCCGACGAGCAGCTGGCCGTGCTGTGGGCGTTGTGGGCGCACCGGCCCGACGGGGCGTCGTTCCACGGCGAATTCTTCACCTTCGGCAACGTCATGTGTTATCCGAAACCCGTTGCCGCCGAGCGTTTTCCGGTGCATATCGGCGGCCACAGCCGGGCGGCCGCGCGCCGGGCGGGCCGGTTCGGGGACGGCTTCCAGCCGCTCGGCGTCACCGGCACACGGCTGGCGTCGCTGATCGGGTTGATGCGTGACGAGGCGGTCGCGGCGGGCCGCGATCCCGCCGCCCTGGAAGTGTCTCTGGGCCATAGTGTTTCCAAGATCGACGCCGAGCGCGCGGCCCGCTTGGCCGACCAGGGCGCCGACCGGCTGGTGCTGGCCATGCCGCCGACCTCCGATATCGAGCAGGCCAAGGACATGTTGTCGGCGTGCGCGCAGCGGCTGTCGCTGCGCCCGGTGAGCGGGCCGTGA
- a CDS encoding type VII secretion protein EccC: MKRGFARPTPEKPPVIKPENIVLPTPLSIPPPEGKPWWLVVVGVLVVGLLIGMVGMTFASGSHVFGGAGAIFPIFMIGGVAMMMFGGRFGGQQQMSRPKLDSMRAQFMLMLDMLRETAHESADSMDANYRWFHPAPTTLAAAVGSPRMWERKPDGKDLNFGVVRVGVGMTRPEVTWGEPQNMPTDIELEPVTGKALQEFGRYQSVVYNLPKMISLLVEPWYSLAGDREQVLELMRAIICQLTFSHGPDHVRMIVVSSDLDEWDWVKWLPHFGDPRRQDAAGNARMVYSSVREFAAEQAELFAGRGSFTPRHASSSAQTPTPHTVIIADAVDPQWEYVISAEGVDGVTFFDLTGSSMWSSVPERTLRFDDKGVIEALPRDRDTWMVIDEKPWFFALTDHLSVAEAEEFAQKLARWRLAEAYEEIGQRVAHIGARDILSYYGIEDPGNIDFDALWGGRTDTMGRSRLRAPFGVRSDNGELLFLDMKSLDEGGDGPHGVMSGTTGSGKSTLVRTVIESLMLSHPPEELQFVLADLKGGSAVKPFAGVPHVSRIITDLEEDQALMERFLDALWGEIARRKAICDSAGVDDAKEYNAVRARMRARGQDMPPLPMLVVVIDEFYEWFRIMPTAVDVLDSIGRQGRAYWIHLMMASQTIESRAEKLMENMGYRLVLKARTAGAAQAAGVPNAVNLPAQAGLGYFRRSLEDIVRFQAEFLWRDYFPRGISDDGEEAPALVHSIDYVRPQLFTNSFTPLEVSVGGPDVTVPAIPAAGADMPEIEGPDDDDVEGIRTPKVGTVIIDQLRKIDFQPYRLWQPPLDQPIAIDELVNRFLGHPWQQDYGTARDLVFPIGIIDRPFKHDQPPWTVDTSGPGANVLILGAGGSGKTTALQTLICSAALTHTPEQVQFYCLAYSSTALTTVARLPHVGEVVGPTDPYGVRRTVAELLALVRERKRSFLEYGIPSMEVFRRRKFGGEPGPVPNDGFGDVYLVVDNYRALAEENEVLIEQVNVIINQGPSFGVHVVVTADRESELRPPVRSGFGSRVELRLAAVEDAKLVRSRFAKDVPVKPGRGMVAVNYVRLDADPQSGLHTLVARPALASTPDNRFESDSVVEAVSRLATGQAPPVRRLPATFGLDQLRELAAQDTRQGVGAGGIAWAISELDLSPVYLNFDENAHLMVTGRRECGRTTTLATIMKEIGRLYAPGASSAPTPPAGQPSAQVWLVDPRRQLLTTLGSDYVEKFAYNLDGVQAMMGELAAALAGREPPPGLSAEELLSRNWWSGPEIFLIVDDIQQLPAGFDSPLHKAAPWVTRAADVGLHVIVTRTFGGWSSAGSDPMLRALAQANAPLLVMDADPDEGFIRGKMKGGPLPRGRGLLMAEDTGVFVQVAATEFRK; this comes from the coding sequence GTGAAACGTGGATTTGCCCGGCCCACACCGGAAAAGCCCCCGGTGATCAAGCCGGAGAACATCGTCCTACCCACCCCGCTGAGCATCCCGCCGCCGGAGGGCAAGCCGTGGTGGCTCGTGGTGGTCGGCGTCCTGGTGGTCGGCCTGCTGATCGGCATGGTCGGCATGACCTTCGCCAGCGGCTCGCACGTGTTCGGAGGCGCCGGCGCCATCTTCCCGATCTTCATGATCGGCGGCGTCGCGATGATGATGTTCGGCGGCCGGTTCGGCGGCCAGCAGCAGATGAGCCGGCCCAAGCTGGACTCGATGCGCGCCCAGTTCATGCTGATGCTGGACATGCTGCGCGAGACCGCGCACGAGTCGGCCGACAGCATGGACGCCAACTACCGCTGGTTCCACCCCGCGCCCACCACGCTGGCCGCCGCGGTCGGGTCGCCGCGGATGTGGGAACGCAAGCCCGACGGCAAGGACCTCAACTTCGGCGTGGTCCGGGTGGGCGTCGGCATGACCCGCCCCGAGGTGACCTGGGGTGAGCCGCAGAACATGCCCACCGATATCGAGCTGGAGCCGGTGACCGGTAAGGCGCTGCAGGAGTTCGGCCGCTACCAGAGCGTCGTCTACAACCTGCCCAAGATGATCTCGCTGCTGGTCGAGCCCTGGTACTCGCTGGCCGGAGACCGCGAGCAGGTGCTGGAATTGATGCGGGCCATCATCTGCCAGCTGACCTTCTCGCACGGGCCCGACCATGTGCGGATGATCGTGGTCAGCTCCGACCTCGACGAGTGGGACTGGGTGAAATGGCTGCCCCACTTCGGTGATCCGCGCCGCCAGGACGCCGCGGGCAACGCCCGCATGGTGTACAGCTCGGTGCGCGAGTTCGCCGCCGAGCAGGCCGAATTGTTCGCCGGCCGTGGATCATTCACGCCCCGGCACGCCAGCTCGTCGGCCCAGACCCCGACACCGCACACCGTGATCATCGCCGACGCCGTCGACCCGCAATGGGAATACGTGATCAGCGCCGAAGGTGTCGACGGGGTGACATTCTTCGACCTGACCGGTTCGTCCATGTGGAGCAGCGTCCCGGAGCGCACGCTGCGGTTCGACGACAAGGGCGTCATCGAGGCGCTGCCCCGCGACCGCGACACCTGGATGGTGATCGACGAGAAGCCGTGGTTCTTCGCCCTGACCGACCACCTCAGCGTCGCCGAGGCGGAGGAGTTCGCGCAGAAGCTGGCCCGCTGGCGGCTCGCCGAGGCCTACGAGGAGATCGGCCAGCGGGTGGCGCACATCGGCGCCCGAGACATCTTGTCCTACTACGGGATTGAAGACCCCGGCAACATCGACTTCGATGCGCTGTGGGGCGGCCGCACCGACACCATGGGCCGGTCGCGGCTGCGCGCCCCGTTCGGGGTGCGCTCCGACAACGGCGAGCTGCTGTTCTTGGACATGAAGTCACTGGACGAGGGCGGCGACGGCCCGCACGGCGTCATGTCCGGAACCACCGGTTCGGGTAAGTCGACCCTGGTGCGCACGGTGATCGAATCGCTGATGCTCAGCCACCCGCCCGAGGAGCTGCAGTTCGTGCTGGCCGACCTCAAGGGTGGGTCGGCGGTTAAGCCGTTCGCCGGGGTGCCGCACGTCTCGCGGATCATCACCGACCTGGAAGAGGACCAGGCGCTGATGGAACGCTTCCTGGACGCGCTGTGGGGCGAGATCGCCCGGCGCAAGGCCATCTGCGACAGCGCCGGCGTCGACGACGCCAAGGAGTACAACGCCGTCCGGGCCCGGATGCGGGCCCGCGGCCAGGACATGCCGCCGCTGCCGATGCTGGTGGTGGTCATCGACGAGTTCTACGAGTGGTTCCGCATCATGCCGACCGCCGTGGACGTGCTCGACTCGATCGGCCGGCAGGGCCGCGCCTACTGGATCCATCTGATGATGGCCTCGCAGACCATCGAAAGCCGCGCCGAAAAGCTCATGGAGAACATGGGTTACCGGTTGGTGCTCAAGGCGCGCACCGCCGGTGCCGCCCAGGCGGCCGGGGTGCCGAACGCGGTCAACCTGCCCGCCCAGGCCGGCCTGGGATACTTCCGCCGCAGCCTGGAGGACATCGTCCGGTTCCAGGCCGAATTCCTGTGGCGCGACTACTTCCCCCGCGGCATCAGCGACGACGGGGAAGAGGCGCCGGCGCTGGTGCACAGCATCGACTACGTCCGCCCGCAGCTGTTCACCAACTCGTTCACCCCGCTGGAAGTCAGCGTCGGGGGACCCGACGTCACCGTCCCGGCCATCCCGGCCGCCGGCGCCGACATGCCCGAGATCGAGGGGCCGGACGACGACGACGTGGAAGGCATCCGCACGCCCAAGGTCGGCACGGTGATCATCGACCAGCTGCGCAAGATCGACTTCCAGCCGTACCGGCTCTGGCAGCCGCCGCTGGACCAGCCGATCGCCATCGACGAGCTGGTGAACCGGTTCCTCGGCCACCCCTGGCAGCAGGACTACGGCACCGCGCGGGACCTGGTGTTCCCGATCGGCATCATCGACCGCCCGTTCAAGCACGACCAGCCGCCGTGGACGGTCGACACGTCGGGGCCCGGCGCCAACGTGCTGATCCTGGGCGCCGGCGGCTCGGGGAAGACGACCGCGCTGCAGACGCTGATCTGTTCGGCGGCGCTGACCCACACCCCCGAGCAGGTCCAGTTCTACTGCCTGGCCTACAGCAGCACCGCGCTGACCACGGTGGCCCGGCTGCCCCATGTCGGCGAGGTGGTCGGTCCGACCGACCCGTACGGCGTCCGCCGCACGGTGGCCGAACTGCTCGCGTTGGTGCGGGAGCGCAAACGCAGCTTCCTCGAGTACGGGATCCCCTCGATGGAGGTGTTCCGGCGGCGCAAGTTCGGCGGCGAACCCGGCCCGGTCCCCAACGACGGGTTCGGCGACGTCTACCTGGTGGTCGACAACTACCGGGCGCTGGCCGAAGAGAACGAGGTGTTGATCGAGCAGGTCAACGTGATCATCAACCAGGGCCCCTCGTTCGGGGTGCACGTGGTGGTCACCGCCGATCGCGAATCCGAGCTGCGGCCGCCGGTGCGCAGCGGCTTCGGCTCCCGGGTCGAGCTGCGGCTGGCCGCCGTGGAGGACGCAAAGCTGGTGCGGTCCCGGTTCGCCAAGGACGTTCCGGTCAAGCCGGGTCGCGGCATGGTGGCGGTCAACTACGTCCGCCTGGACGCCGACCCGCAGTCGGGTCTGCACACCCTGGTGGCCCGGCCCGCGCTGGCCAGCACGCCGGACAACCGGTTCGAGTCCGACAGCGTGGTGGAAGCCGTGAGCCGGCTCGCCACCGGCCAGGCGCCGCCGGTGCGCCGGTTGCCGGCCACGTTCGGCCTGGACCAGCTGCGCGAGCTGGCCGCCCAGGACACCCGCCAGGGCGTCGGTGCGGGCGGAATCGCTTGGGCCATCTCGGAATTGGACCTGTCGCCGGTGTACCTCAACTTCGACGAGAACGCGCACCTGATGGTGACCGGCCGCCGCGAATGTGGGCGCACCACGACGCTGGCCACCATCATGAAGGAAATCGGCCGGCTGTACGCGCCCGGAGCGAGCAGCGCGCCCACGCCGCCCGCGGGCCAGCCGTCGGCGCAGGTATGGCTGGTGGACCCGCGCCGCCAGCTGCTGACCACGCTCGGCTCGGACTACGTCGAGAAGTTCGCCTACAACCTGGACGGTGTGCAGGCCATGATGGGCGAACTCGCCGCGGCGCTGGCCGGCCGCGAGCCGCCGCCGGGGTTGTCCGCCGAGGAGCTGCTGTCGCGCAACTGGTGGAGCGGCCCGGAGATCTTCCTGATCGTCGACGACATCCAACAGCTGCCGGCGGGATTCGACTCGCCGCTGCACAAGGCCGCGCCCTGGGTGACCCGAGCCGCCGACGTCGGCCTGCACGTCATCGTCACTCGCACCTTCGGTGGGTGGTCGTCGGCCGGCAGCGACCCGATGCTGCGGGCGCTGGCCCAGGCCAACGCGCCGCTGCTGGTGATGGACGCCGACCCCGACGAGGGATTCATCCGCGGCAAGATGAAGGGCGGTCCGCTGCCCCGCGGCCGTGGCCTGCTGATGGCCGAGGACACCGGCGTGTTCGTTCAGGTCGCCGCGACCGAATTCCGCAAGTAG
- a CDS encoding type II toxin-antitoxin system Rv0910 family toxin, whose amino-acid sequence MARVDVSVSSELEPETAWKLASDLDRFGEWMTIFAGWRGPVPDTIGEGTRVASCVKVKGFRNVIHWTVTRYDQPKSIELQGRGRGGIRLTVAMTVTDDHPGSVFHLTADIDGGVLSGPIGGLVARVLRSDVHKSVHNLAALQPSGPSAPGG is encoded by the coding sequence TTGGCTCGAGTAGATGTGTCGGTGTCGTCGGAGTTGGAGCCCGAAACCGCCTGGAAACTGGCCTCGGACCTGGATCGGTTCGGCGAGTGGATGACGATCTTCGCCGGCTGGCGCGGCCCGGTCCCCGACACCATCGGCGAGGGCACCCGCGTCGCCTCGTGCGTCAAGGTCAAGGGATTCCGCAACGTCATCCATTGGACCGTCACCCGCTACGACCAACCGAAATCGATTGAGCTGCAAGGCCGCGGCCGGGGCGGGATCCGGCTCACCGTGGCGATGACCGTCACCGACGACCACCCGGGATCGGTCTTTCACCTCACCGCCGACATCGACGGCGGCGTGCTCAGCGGCCCGATCGGGGGACTGGTCGCCCGGGTGCTGCGCTCGGACGTGCACAAGTCGGTGCACAACCTCGCGGCGCTGCAGCCGAGCGGGCCTAGCGCGCCGGGCGGCTGA
- the eccB gene encoding type VII secretion protein EccB, with translation MAEESRGQRGSGYGLGLSTRTQVTGYQFLARRTAMALTRWRVRMEVEPGRRQNLAVVASVSAALVICLGALLWSFISPAGQVGDSPIIADRDSGALYVRVGDRLYPALNLASARLITGRPDNPHLVKSNQIASLPRGPMVGIPGAPSNFHPTGPSTSSWLVCDTVSNSTGAGAPSGVTVTVIDGAPDLSNHRKVLTGSDAVVLNYGGDAWVIRDGRRSRIDATNRSVLLPLGLTPEQVSMAKPMSRALYDALPVGPELTVPQIQNAGGAASFPGAPGPIGTVLVTPQISGPQQYSLVLADGVQTLPPLVAQILQNAGPGNTKPVTVEPSALAKMPVVNKLDLSSYPDAPLNVMDIRENPATCWWWQKTSGENRARVQVVSGATIPVAQKDVNKVVSLVKADTTGREADQVFFGPDYANFVAVTGNDPGAKTTESLWWLTDAGARFGVDDTRDVREALGLKTKPSVAPWVALRLLPQGPTLSRADALVQHDTLPMDMSPAELAVPK, from the coding sequence GTGGCGGAAGAGAGTCGCGGGCAGCGCGGGTCGGGTTACGGCCTCGGGCTGTCGACGCGGACGCAGGTGACCGGCTATCAGTTCCTTGCCCGCCGGACCGCGATGGCGCTGACTCGCTGGCGGGTGCGGATGGAGGTCGAGCCGGGGAGGCGGCAGAACCTCGCCGTGGTGGCCTCGGTGTCGGCGGCGCTCGTGATCTGCCTGGGCGCGCTGCTGTGGTCGTTCATCAGCCCGGCCGGTCAGGTCGGGGACTCGCCGATCATCGCCGACCGCGACTCGGGCGCCCTGTATGTGCGGGTCGGGGACCGGCTGTATCCGGCGCTGAACCTGGCGTCGGCGCGCCTGATCACCGGCCGTCCCGACAACCCGCACCTGGTCAAGTCGAACCAGATCGCCAGCCTGCCCCGCGGCCCGATGGTGGGTATCCCGGGCGCACCGTCCAACTTCCATCCCACCGGCCCGTCCACCTCGTCGTGGCTGGTCTGCGACACCGTGTCCAACTCGACCGGCGCCGGCGCGCCGTCCGGGGTGACGGTGACGGTGATCGACGGCGCCCCGGACCTGAGCAATCACCGCAAGGTGCTGACCGGGTCCGACGCGGTGGTGCTGAACTACGGCGGGGACGCCTGGGTGATCCGCGACGGCCGCCGTTCCCGGATCGATGCCACCAACCGTTCGGTGCTGCTGCCGCTGGGGCTGACGCCCGAACAGGTCAGCATGGCCAAGCCGATGAGCCGCGCGCTGTACGACGCGCTGCCGGTGGGCCCCGAACTGACGGTGCCGCAGATCCAGAACGCCGGTGGTGCGGCCTCCTTCCCCGGTGCGCCCGGACCCATCGGCACCGTGCTGGTCACCCCGCAAATCAGTGGGCCGCAACAGTATTCGCTGGTGCTGGCCGACGGTGTGCAGACACTTCCGCCGCTGGTGGCCCAGATCCTGCAGAACGCCGGGCCGGGCAACACCAAACCGGTGACCGTGGAACCGTCGGCCCTGGCGAAGATGCCGGTGGTCAACAAGCTGGACCTGTCCTCCTACCCGGACGCGCCGCTGAACGTGATGGACATCCGGGAGAACCCGGCGACGTGCTGGTGGTGGCAGAAGACCTCCGGTGAGAACCGGGCCCGGGTCCAGGTGGTGTCCGGCGCGACCATCCCGGTCGCGCAGAAGGACGTCAATAAGGTGGTGTCGCTGGTCAAGGCCGACACCACGGGCCGCGAGGCCGATCAGGTCTTCTTCGGGCCCGACTATGCGAACTTCGTGGCGGTCACCGGGAACGATCCCGGCGCCAAGACGACCGAATCGCTGTGGTGGCTCACCGATGCCGGCGCCCGGTTCGGGGTCGACGACACCCGCGACGTGCGAGAGGCGCTGGGCTTGAAGACCAAACCCAGCGTGGCGCCGTGGGTGGCGCTGCGGCTGCTGCCGCAGGGTCCGACCCTGTCGCGCGCGGATGCGCTGGTGCAGCACGACACGCTACCGATGGACATGTCCCCTGCAGAGTTGGCGGTACCCAAGTGA